The proteins below come from a single Burkholderia sp. FERM BP-3421 genomic window:
- the ispG gene encoding flavodoxin-dependent (E)-4-hydroxy-3-methylbut-2-enyl-diphosphate synthase, whose product MQSEAQSPRNSQICSTEPVFGGHAPRRVSHAVDVRWGGQLVTIGGAAPVRVQSMTNTDTADAIGTAIQIKELANAGSELVRITVDTPAAAAAVPAIREQLDRMGVMVPLVGDFHYNGHLLLRDHPGCAESLSKYRINPGNVGQGAKRDTQFAQMIEFAAKYDKPVRIGVNWGSLDQDLLARMMDENAARAVPWEAQSVMYEALIQSAIGSAERAVELGLGRDRIVLSCKVSGVQDLIAVYRELSRRCGFALHLGLTEAGMGSKGIVASTAALGVLLQEGIGDTIRISLTPEPGAPRTGEVVVGQEILQTMGLRAFAPMVIACPGCGRTTSTLFQELAMDIQTYLREQMPVWRKTYPGVEKMNVAVMGCIVNGPGESKHANIGISLPGSGENPAAPVFIDGEKVKTLRGERIAEEFQQIVSDYVERNYGRAAAAN is encoded by the coding sequence ATGCAATCCGAAGCTCAATCCCCCCGCAACAGTCAGATTTGTTCAACCGAGCCGGTGTTCGGCGGCCACGCGCCGCGGCGCGTGTCGCACGCGGTGGATGTCCGTTGGGGCGGGCAGCTCGTGACGATCGGCGGCGCCGCGCCGGTGCGCGTGCAGTCGATGACGAATACCGATACCGCGGACGCGATCGGTACGGCCATCCAGATCAAGGAACTCGCGAACGCCGGCTCCGAACTGGTGCGGATCACGGTGGACACGCCGGCCGCCGCCGCCGCCGTGCCCGCGATTCGCGAGCAGCTCGACCGCATGGGCGTCATGGTGCCGCTCGTCGGCGACTTCCATTACAACGGCCATCTGCTGCTGCGCGACCACCCCGGTTGCGCGGAATCGCTGTCGAAGTACCGGATCAATCCGGGCAACGTCGGCCAGGGCGCGAAGCGCGACACGCAGTTCGCGCAGATGATCGAGTTCGCGGCCAAGTACGACAAGCCGGTGCGGATCGGCGTGAACTGGGGCAGCCTCGACCAGGATCTGCTCGCCCGCATGATGGATGAGAACGCCGCGCGCGCGGTGCCGTGGGAAGCCCAGAGCGTGATGTACGAGGCGCTGATCCAGTCGGCGATCGGCTCCGCCGAGCGGGCGGTCGAGCTGGGCCTCGGGCGCGACCGGATCGTGCTGTCGTGCAAGGTCAGCGGCGTGCAGGACCTGATCGCGGTGTATCGCGAGCTGTCGCGTCGCTGCGGATTCGCGCTGCACCTGGGCCTGACCGAAGCCGGGATGGGCTCGAAGGGCATCGTCGCGTCGACGGCGGCGCTGGGCGTGCTGCTGCAGGAAGGCATCGGCGACACGATCCGCATCTCGCTGACGCCGGAGCCGGGCGCGCCGCGCACGGGCGAGGTCGTGGTCGGCCAGGAGATCCTGCAGACCATGGGCCTGCGCGCGTTCGCGCCGATGGTGATCGCATGCCCGGGCTGCGGCCGCACCACGAGCACGCTGTTCCAGGAACTGGCGATGGACATCCAGACCTACCTGCGCGAGCAGATGCCGGTCTGGCGCAAGACCTACCCGGGCGTCGAGAAAATGAACGTCGCGGTGATGGGCTGCATCGTCAACGGGCCGGGCGAATCGAAGCACGCGAACATCGGCATCAGCCTGCCGGGCTCCGGCGAGAACCCGGCAGCGCCGGTGTTCATCGACGGCGAAAAGGTGAAGACGCTGCGCGGCGAACGCATCGCGGAAGAATTCCAGCAGATCGTCAGCGATTACGTCGAGCGTAACTATGGCCGCGCTGCGGCCGCGAATTAA
- a CDS encoding tetratricopeptide repeat protein: MSYHDEQESIESVKAWWARWGNLTTWIAIAALVVAAGWNGWNYWQRRQAAEASVLYEQMQQAVAANDKTKVARVASDMEDKFGGTAYAQMTALAAAKSLYAAGDLAGAKAQLQWAVDHAKDDEYKQVAKLRLATLLLDEKAYDAGLALLSGASSDGFKGLVADRRGDLLAAQGKTDDARAAYKLALDALPKDDSSARQLVQFKLDALGG, encoded by the coding sequence ATGAGTTACCACGACGAACAAGAATCGATTGAAAGCGTAAAAGCCTGGTGGGCCCGCTGGGGCAACCTGACGACCTGGATTGCGATTGCAGCCCTCGTCGTCGCGGCCGGCTGGAACGGCTGGAACTACTGGCAGCGCCGTCAGGCGGCCGAGGCGTCGGTGCTGTACGAGCAGATGCAGCAAGCCGTCGCGGCGAACGACAAGACCAAGGTGGCGCGGGTCGCGTCCGACATGGAAGACAAGTTCGGCGGCACGGCTTACGCGCAGATGACGGCGCTCGCGGCCGCGAAGTCGCTGTATGCGGCGGGCGATCTGGCGGGCGCGAAGGCGCAACTGCAATGGGCGGTCGATCACGCGAAGGACGACGAGTACAAGCAGGTCGCGAAGCTTCGTCTCGCCACGCTCCTGCTCGACGAAAAGGCCTACGACGCAGGGCTCGCGCTGCTGTCCGGGGCGTCGTCCGACGGTTTCAAGGGGCTCGTCGCGGACCGCCGCGGCGACCTGCTGGCCGCGCAGGGCAAGACCGACGACGCGCGCGCCGCATACAAGCTCGCGCTCGACGCGCTGCCGAAGGACGACAGCTCCGCGCGCCAGCTGGTGCAATTCAAGCTGGACGCGCTCGGCGGCTGA
- the hisS gene encoding histidine--tRNA ligase yields MTEQKRKIEKLSGVKGMNDILPQDAGLWEFFESTVKSLLRAYGYQNIRTPIVEHTQLFTRGIGEVTDIVEKEMYSFTDALNGEHLTLRPENTAAVVRAAIEHNLLYDGPKRLWYVGPMFRHERPQRGRYRQFHQVGVEALGFAGPDADAEIIMMCQRLWDDLGLTGIRLELNSLGLAEERAAHRVELIKYLEQHAEQLDEDAKRRLYTNPLRVLDTKNPALQDVVQNAPKLIDFLGEASRSHFDGLQRLLKANNIPFTVNPRLVRGLDYYNLTVFEWVTDKLGAQGTVAAGGRYDPLIEQLGGKPTAACGWAMGIERILELLKEDKLVPEQDGVDVYVVHQGEVAREQAFILAERLRDTGLDVIFHCSADGAGASFKSQMKRADASGAAYAVIFGEDEVANGTAGVKALRGAGAEGEKNVQHTVPVEGLTEFLINAMVATAEDGDD; encoded by the coding sequence ATGACAGAACAAAAGCGAAAGATCGAGAAGCTGTCCGGCGTCAAGGGCATGAACGACATCCTGCCGCAGGATGCCGGGCTGTGGGAGTTCTTCGAATCGACCGTCAAGTCGCTGCTGCGCGCGTACGGCTATCAGAACATCCGCACGCCGATCGTCGAGCATACGCAGTTGTTCACGCGCGGCATCGGCGAGGTGACCGACATCGTCGAGAAGGAGATGTACAGCTTCACCGACGCGCTGAACGGCGAGCATCTCACGCTGCGTCCGGAGAACACCGCGGCCGTGGTGCGCGCGGCGATCGAGCACAACCTGCTGTACGACGGCCCGAAGCGCCTGTGGTACGTCGGTCCGATGTTCCGTCACGAGCGTCCGCAGCGCGGCCGCTATCGCCAGTTCCACCAGGTCGGCGTCGAGGCGCTCGGCTTCGCGGGGCCGGACGCGGACGCGGAAATCATCATGATGTGCCAGCGCCTGTGGGACGACCTCGGGCTGACCGGCATCCGCCTCGAACTCAATTCGCTCGGGCTCGCCGAGGAGCGCGCCGCGCACCGCGTCGAGCTGATCAAGTACCTCGAGCAGCACGCGGAGCAGCTCGACGAGGACGCGAAGCGCCGCCTGTATACGAACCCGCTGCGCGTGCTCGACACGAAGAACCCCGCGCTGCAGGACGTCGTGCAGAACGCGCCGAAGCTGATCGACTTCCTCGGCGAGGCGTCGCGCTCGCATTTCGACGGGCTGCAGCGCCTGCTCAAGGCGAACAACATCCCGTTCACGGTCAATCCGCGTCTCGTGCGCGGCCTCGACTACTACAACCTGACCGTGTTCGAATGGGTGACCGACAAGCTCGGCGCGCAGGGCACGGTGGCGGCGGGCGGCCGCTACGATCCGCTGATCGAGCAGCTGGGCGGCAAGCCGACGGCTGCGTGCGGCTGGGCCATGGGCATCGAGCGGATCCTCGAGTTGCTGAAGGAAGACAAGCTCGTGCCGGAACAGGACGGGGTCGACGTGTACGTGGTGCACCAGGGCGAGGTGGCGCGCGAACAGGCGTTCATTCTCGCCGAGCGGCTGCGCGACACGGGTCTCGACGTGATCTTCCATTGCAGCGCGGACGGCGCGGGCGCAAGCTTCAAGTCGCAGATGAAGCGCGCGGACGCGAGCGGCGCGGCCTACGCCGTGATCTTCGGCGAGGATGAGGTCGCGAACGGCACGGCGGGCGTGAAGGCGTTGCGCGGCGCGGGAGCCGAGGGCGAGAAGAACGTTCAGCACACCGTTCCGGTCGAAGGCTTGACCGAATTTCTAATCAATGCGATGGTTGCAACCGCCGAAGACGGCGACGATTGA